One Polynucleobacter sp. MWH-Spelu-300-X4 genomic window carries:
- a CDS encoding DUF6662 family protein — translation MRGNKKLVSVACLMALTAPVMAGEGSFGWLYTLDLQPKGTLEFEQKVDLTKGQAAGTYDLWKTKTGLEYGVTNDFQLTGYLNGYSVNANHNYTNCGADPSPCTGGFGVPESASGHAFNKTQFEGASVEGVWRVLNPVLSPVGVGLYAEMSKGKFADALETRLLMQSNFLDDRLVLAVNVIAEMEKYKFAGTTPSKESMIDVLYGATYRFAPKWFAGIEGRFHNDFTGYNFDTHTQRANFIGPNLHYAEKDWWVTAAWRYQIGGKCFGDGVGECSDGKVWDSHGKNQFIVKVGVPFK, via the coding sequence ATGCGAGGAAATAAAAAGTTAGTAAGCGTTGCTTGTTTAATGGCTTTAACTGCGCCAGTGATGGCTGGCGAAGGGAGTTTTGGATGGTTGTATACCTTAGATCTACAACCTAAAGGAACTTTAGAGTTTGAGCAAAAAGTTGATTTAACGAAGGGCCAAGCTGCTGGTACCTATGACTTGTGGAAAACAAAAACAGGTCTTGAGTATGGTGTGACAAATGATTTTCAGTTAACAGGGTATCTCAATGGTTACTCGGTTAATGCAAATCATAACTATACAAATTGTGGAGCTGATCCATCTCCATGTACAGGAGGTTTTGGCGTTCCTGAATCTGCTAGTGGACATGCATTTAATAAAACTCAATTTGAGGGAGCGTCTGTAGAGGGAGTTTGGCGTGTATTAAATCCAGTTCTTAGCCCTGTTGGTGTTGGCCTCTATGCCGAGATGAGTAAAGGTAAGTTTGCGGATGCATTAGAGACGCGTCTTTTAATGCAGTCTAATTTCTTAGATGATCGCTTAGTTCTTGCAGTCAATGTGATTGCTGAAATGGAGAAATATAAGTTTGCTGGAACCACACCATCAAAAGAATCAATGATTGATGTTTTGTATGGTGCAACCTATCGTTTTGCTCCAAAGTGGTTCGCGGGAATCGAAGGACGTTTTCACAATGATTTCACGGGTTATAACTTTGATACGCATACTCAAAGAGCAAATTTCATAGGACCCAATCTTCATTATGCTGAAAAAGACTGGTGGGTAACTGCTGCTTGGCGTTATCAAATAGGCGGTAAATGTTTTGGGGATGGTGTTGGTGAGTGTTCAGATGGAAAGGTCTGGGATAGTCACGGGAAAAATCAATTCATCGTTAAAGTTGGAGTGCCTTTTAAATGA
- the parC gene encoding DNA topoisomerase IV subunit A, protein MSEGGSSGDLSTQVSEPRIVPSSSDVDSLTLATYAERAYLDYAISVVKGRALPEVADGQKPVQRRILFAMNEMNLRSDAKPVKSARVVGDVLGKFHPHGDQSAYDALVRLAQDFSLRYPLIDGQGNFGSRDGDGAAAMRYTEARLTKIASLLLDEIDEGTVDFIPNYDGSMQEPKLLPARLPFVLLNGASGIAVGMATEVPSHNLNEIAGATIALMKNPKLSHEELMTHVPGPDFPGGGQIISSATEISQIYETGRGSLKVRARWMIEEMARGQWQLVITEMPPATSTQKVLQEIEELTNPKVKVGKKTLTADQNNLKQTILSVLDSVRDESSKDAAVRLVFEPKTKNIDVNEFVTTLLAHTSLESNAPINLVMIGNDGRPRQKGLSEILREWIEFRVATVTRRTEHRLSKVNDRMHILEGRQMVLLNIDKVIKIIRGSDEPKADLIKEFKLSERQAEDILDIRLRQLARLEAIKIEQELKELKSEKDDLETLLGSDAAMRKRIVKEIESDMKTFGDERRTVIQEEKKAIAEAKVIDEPVTVIISQRGWVRARQGHGHDPQQFGFKAGDGMYGAFECRTTDVVLAFGSNGRVYTIPASDLPGARGDGSPLTGYVNLAAGTQMVAYYAGHADDLLLLSMRSGNGFLANVADMTTRNKAGKAFVGVDTKFAPGDAPLPPAKVHEGMKSVACLSELGRLLVFPLDDLKRLPTGGKGVILMDLEKGEKLQSAIAVGDAGAVLSGLGRAGKPTEAALDGKTLKSFAAHRARKGHALEPKLKDAKLTAVVTS, encoded by the coding sequence ATGAGTGAAGGTGGTTCGTCTGGGGATCTATCTACTCAGGTTAGTGAACCAAGAATTGTGCCGAGTAGTTCTGATGTTGATTCGTTAACATTGGCGACCTATGCCGAGCGCGCTTATCTTGATTACGCTATTAGCGTGGTGAAGGGGCGTGCGCTTCCTGAAGTGGCAGATGGTCAAAAGCCAGTTCAACGACGAATTCTTTTTGCGATGAACGAGATGAATCTTCGTTCTGATGCAAAACCAGTAAAAAGTGCTCGTGTAGTTGGTGATGTGTTGGGTAAATTCCATCCGCATGGCGACCAATCTGCTTACGATGCATTAGTTCGTCTGGCGCAAGACTTCTCGTTGCGTTATCCGTTAATTGATGGTCAAGGTAATTTTGGTTCTCGTGATGGTGATGGTGCAGCAGCCATGCGTTATACCGAGGCAAGATTAACCAAAATTGCAAGTTTGTTATTGGATGAAATTGATGAGGGAACCGTTGATTTCATTCCAAACTATGATGGATCGATGCAGGAGCCTAAGCTTTTGCCAGCTCGTTTACCATTTGTTTTGTTAAATGGAGCATCTGGTATCGCTGTGGGTATGGCGACTGAAGTGCCATCTCATAATTTGAATGAGATCGCGGGCGCTACGATTGCATTAATGAAAAATCCTAAATTGAGTCATGAAGAATTGATGACTCATGTGCCAGGACCAGATTTCCCGGGTGGCGGACAGATTATTTCTTCTGCTACTGAGATTTCTCAAATCTATGAAACGGGCCGTGGAAGCTTAAAAGTTCGAGCACGTTGGATGATTGAGGAAATGGCGAGAGGGCAATGGCAATTGGTGATTACCGAAATGCCACCAGCAACATCCACTCAAAAAGTGTTGCAGGAAATTGAAGAGCTGACTAATCCAAAAGTTAAAGTTGGTAAGAAGACTTTGACGGCTGATCAAAATAATTTAAAGCAAACAATTTTGTCTGTGTTGGATTCTGTTCGCGATGAGTCAAGTAAAGATGCAGCAGTTCGTTTGGTTTTTGAGCCTAAAACAAAAAACATTGATGTGAATGAGTTTGTGACAACTCTATTGGCGCATACATCACTTGAGTCGAATGCGCCTATTAATTTGGTGATGATTGGTAATGATGGCCGTCCTCGTCAAAAAGGTTTAAGCGAGATTTTGAGAGAGTGGATTGAGTTCCGTGTAGCGACTGTTACTCGTAGAACAGAACATCGTTTATCGAAAGTTAATGATCGCATGCATATTTTGGAGGGCCGTCAGATGGTCCTTCTCAATATTGATAAAGTTATTAAGATCATTCGTGGTAGTGATGAGCCTAAAGCTGACTTAATCAAGGAATTTAAGTTATCAGAGCGTCAGGCTGAAGATATTCTTGATATTCGCTTGCGTCAATTGGCTCGTTTAGAGGCGATCAAAATTGAACAAGAACTTAAAGAGCTGAAATCTGAAAAAGATGATTTAGAGACGCTTTTAGGAAGTGATGCTGCGATGCGTAAACGTATCGTAAAAGAAATTGAATCTGATATGAAGACGTTTGGTGACGAACGCCGCACGGTCATTCAGGAAGAGAAAAAAGCGATTGCAGAAGCTAAGGTCATTGATGAACCTGTGACAGTTATTATTTCTCAGCGTGGTTGGGTGCGTGCGCGTCAAGGTCATGGACATGATCCTCAGCAATTTGGGTTTAAAGCTGGTGATGGTATGTATGGGGCTTTTGAGTGTCGTACAACGGATGTTGTTTTGGCCTTCGGTAGCAATGGTCGCGTTTATACAATTCCAGCTAGTGATCTTCCTGGCGCTAGGGGTGATGGATCACCGTTGACTGGTTATGTTAATTTGGCTGCCGGTACTCAGATGGTTGCTTACTACGCTGGTCATGCTGATGATTTATTGCTCTTATCGATGAGATCCGGTAATGGATTCTTGGCGAATGTTGCTGATATGACTACGCGTAATAAAGCTGGCAAGGCCTTTGTGGGGGTTGATACAAAATTTGCTCCTGGAGATGCTCCGTTACCTCCAGCTAAAGTCCATGAAGGTATGAAATCTGTTGCGTGCTTATCAGAGTTGGGTCGTTTATTAGTATTTCCATTAGATGATTTAAAGCGTTTACCAACAGGTGGTAAGGGCGTTATTTTGATGGATCTAGAAAAGGGTGAAAAACTCCAATCTGCTATAGCAGTTGGTGATGCTGGTGCTGTGCTATCGGGTCTTGGTAGAGCAGGTAAACCAACTGAAGCAGCTTTAGATGGCAAAACTTTAAAATCTTTTGCTGCTCATCGGGCAAGGAAAGGCCATGCTCTTGAACCTAAACTAAAGGATGCAAAATTAACAGCTGTCGTTACTAGTTAA
- a CDS encoding DNA topoisomerase IV subunit B → MATKKSDQYSESSIKVLKGLEPVKQRPGMYTRTDNPLHMIQEVIDNASDEALGGHGKHIMVTLHTDGSVSVEDDGRGIPVGMHPEEKRPVVELVFTQLHAGGKFEKGSGGAYAFSGGLHGVGVSVTNALSKRMEVTVWRDKQVSTLAFEAGFVVEPLKTKIAPMGDRPNGTKVRAWPDGKYFDSASIPLAELQRLLRSKAVLLPGVKVTLIQEKGGEPQTWLYAQGLKGYLDEAMAQGGHSPVVIPAFDGEHFADPNRAGEDSFAEGEGASWVVAWTEEGAPVRESYVNLIPTPAGGTHESGLREGLFNAVKSFIDIHALQPKGVKLMPEDVFARASFVLSAKVLDPQFQGQIKERLNSRDAVRLVSGFVKSALDLWLNQHVDYGKKLAELVIKQAQARTRAGQKVEKKKSSGVAVLPGKLTDCESEDIANNEIFLVEGDSAGGSAKMGRNKEYQAILPLRGKVLNTWEAERDRLFANNEVHDIAVAIGVDPHGNKDEPDLSNLRYGKICILSDADVDGAHIQVLLLTLFYKHFPKLMERGHVYIARPPLFRVDAPARGKKPAQKLYALDEGELKSIEDKLRKDGLREGSWQISRFKGLGEMNAEQLWDTTLNPDTRRLLPVTEGEFGEVETVKTMDMLMGKSESGARKTWLEERGNEVEADI, encoded by the coding sequence ATGGCAACAAAAAAATCAGACCAATATAGCGAATCGTCGATCAAAGTCCTGAAGGGCCTTGAACCTGTCAAACAACGTCCCGGTATGTACACGCGGACCGATAACCCCTTGCATATGATCCAAGAGGTTATCGATAACGCATCCGATGAGGCCTTAGGTGGCCACGGTAAGCACATCATGGTGACTTTGCACACGGATGGCAGTGTTAGCGTGGAAGATGATGGCCGAGGTATTCCTGTGGGGATGCATCCAGAGGAAAAAAGACCTGTTGTAGAGCTTGTATTTACGCAGCTGCATGCTGGTGGCAAATTTGAAAAGGGCTCTGGTGGTGCTTATGCTTTCTCTGGCGGTCTACATGGTGTAGGTGTTTCTGTTACTAATGCCTTATCGAAGAGAATGGAAGTTACAGTTTGGCGTGATAAACAAGTTTCTACTTTGGCATTTGAAGCAGGTTTTGTCGTTGAGCCACTGAAGACCAAAATTGCTCCGATGGGAGATCGTCCCAATGGTACAAAGGTGCGCGCATGGCCTGATGGCAAGTATTTTGATAGCGCCAGCATTCCATTAGCCGAACTACAGCGTTTATTGCGCTCGAAAGCGGTGTTATTGCCTGGCGTTAAAGTGACCTTGATTCAAGAAAAGGGCGGCGAGCCTCAAACTTGGCTTTATGCCCAAGGGTTGAAGGGTTATTTAGATGAGGCAATGGCTCAAGGTGGCCATAGCCCTGTTGTAATCCCAGCTTTTGATGGTGAGCATTTTGCTGATCCTAATCGTGCGGGTGAAGATTCATTTGCAGAAGGCGAAGGGGCTAGTTGGGTTGTGGCATGGACAGAGGAAGGTGCACCTGTTCGTGAAAGTTATGTGAATTTGATACCGACACCTGCAGGTGGTACTCATGAGAGTGGTTTACGTGAGGGCCTTTTTAATGCAGTGAAAAGTTTTATTGATATTCATGCGTTGCAACCTAAGGGCGTGAAGTTGATGCCTGAAGACGTTTTTGCGCGTGCTTCATTTGTGCTTTCAGCGAAGGTATTGGATCCTCAGTTCCAAGGTCAAATTAAAGAGCGTTTAAATTCTCGCGATGCAGTTCGTTTAGTTTCAGGTTTTGTGAAGTCAGCACTAGATCTTTGGTTGAATCAACATGTTGATTACGGCAAAAAGTTAGCGGAACTTGTGATTAAGCAGGCGCAAGCTAGAACGCGTGCTGGTCAAAAAGTAGAAAAGAAAAAATCATCAGGTGTGGCAGTGTTACCTGGGAAACTCACTGATTGTGAGAGTGAAGATATCGCTAATAATGAAATTTTTCTTGTTGAGGGTGATTCAGCTGGTGGTTCTGCCAAGATGGGGCGCAATAAAGAGTATCAAGCAATTCTTCCCTTGCGCGGTAAGGTTCTGAATACTTGGGAAGCGGAAAGAGACCGTTTATTTGCAAATAATGAGGTCCATGATATTGCTGTAGCTATTGGCGTGGATCCTCATGGTAATAAGGATGAGCCTGATTTAAGTAACTTGCGTTACGGAAAGATTTGTATTCTTTCTGATGCGGACGTTGACGGTGCTCATATTCAAGTATTGCTGTTAACGTTGTTCTATAAGCATTTCCCTAAGTTAATGGAGAGAGGGCATGTGTATATTGCAAGGCCTCCTTTATTTAGGGTTGATGCTCCTGCAAGAGGTAAGAAGCCAGCTCAAAAACTCTATGCTTTGGATGAAGGTGAGTTGAAGTCGATTGAAGATAAATTGCGTAAAGATGGTTTGCGTGAAGGTAGTTGGCAAATTAGCCGCTTCAAGGGTTTGGGTGAGATGAATGCAGAACAACTTTGGGATACAACATTAAATCCAGATACACGTCGTTTATTACCTGTAACTGAAGGCGAATTTGGTGAGGTTGAGACTGTTAAGACAATGGATATGTTGATGGGTAAATCAGAGTCTGGCGCACGGAAAACATGGTTGGAAGAGCGCGGTAACGAAGTTGAAGCTGATATTTAA
- a CDS encoding CaiB/BaiF CoA-transferase family protein: MGALNHLRVLDLSRVLAGPWCGQNLADLGADVIKVERPIAGDDTRQWGPPFLRNSEGQETTESAFYLAINRNKRSITLDISTKEGQEIIKKLVLDSDIVLENYKVGQLKKYGLDYDSLKKIKNDLIYCSITGFGQTGPFAHRPGYDVVVQGMGGFMSVTGEKDELPGGGPQKAGVAIADLFTGMYATSAVLAAVVHRDRTGEGQCIDLALLDVQIATMANVASNYLISGVSPKRWGNASPNIVPYQTFKAADGWIIVAAGNDSQFRHFVQTGGEAHLADNPLYATNPERIRHRDSLIPLLQAMTLKKTKSEWIEALDHANVPCGPINDFEEVFANEQVIARNIKMEMTHPTGGTVPLVRSPMRLSATPVVENRPPPLLGQHTSEILKERLGLSDADIQALKNKGVI; encoded by the coding sequence ATGGGAGCACTTAATCACCTTCGAGTTTTAGACCTTAGTCGAGTACTAGCTGGCCCTTGGTGTGGGCAGAACCTAGCTGACCTAGGAGCCGATGTAATCAAGGTTGAGCGGCCAATCGCGGGCGATGACACACGCCAATGGGGCCCTCCTTTTTTGAGAAATTCTGAGGGCCAAGAGACCACAGAATCTGCTTTTTATTTAGCCATTAATCGCAATAAAAGATCGATTACTTTGGATATTTCGACCAAAGAAGGTCAAGAAATCATCAAAAAATTGGTTTTAGACAGCGATATAGTCCTTGAAAACTACAAAGTAGGCCAATTGAAGAAATACGGCCTAGATTATGACAGCCTAAAAAAGATTAAAAATGATCTAATCTATTGTTCTATAACAGGTTTTGGTCAAACAGGCCCTTTTGCACATCGACCTGGCTACGATGTTGTCGTTCAAGGTATGGGGGGCTTCATGAGCGTTACAGGTGAAAAAGACGAGTTACCTGGCGGTGGTCCTCAAAAAGCAGGCGTAGCAATTGCAGACCTATTTACAGGCATGTATGCCACCTCCGCAGTACTAGCAGCCGTAGTACACAGAGATCGTACAGGCGAAGGGCAATGCATTGATTTAGCTCTTTTAGATGTGCAAATAGCTACTATGGCCAATGTTGCTAGCAACTACCTAATAAGCGGCGTATCACCTAAGCGGTGGGGTAACGCTAGTCCCAATATTGTGCCCTACCAAACATTTAAAGCTGCTGATGGCTGGATCATTGTTGCTGCTGGCAATGACAGTCAATTTAGGCATTTTGTTCAGACAGGTGGCGAAGCCCATCTAGCCGATAACCCGCTTTATGCCACCAACCCAGAAAGAATTAGACATCGAGATAGCCTTATCCCTCTTCTACAGGCGATGACACTTAAAAAAACTAAATCCGAATGGATTGAAGCATTAGACCATGCCAATGTTCCTTGTGGCCCCATTAATGACTTTGAAGAAGTCTTTGCCAATGAGCAAGTTATCGCAAGAAATATCAAAATGGAAATGACTCATCCAACGGGAGGAACAGTTCCTTTAGTCCGAAGCCCCATGAGATTAAGCGCAACACCTGTTGTTGAAAATAGGCCGCCGCCCCTGCTCGGGCAACATACAAGCGAAATTCTTAAAGAGCGATTAGGATTAAGCGATGCTGACATTCAAGCGTTAAAAAATAAAGGTGTTATTTGA
- a CDS encoding MFS transporter produces MNNRSLSLTKILIAGGLLVTLSMGIRHGFGLFNLSITQLNGWGRETFALAMALQNLTWGITQPLFGGLSDRLGSFKVLLIGGLLYTAGLAGMATASSSLMFILFGGIMIGIAQSCTTYIVVYGVIGRNCPEEKRVWAMGVAAAMGSFGQFLMIPVDQTLISYFGPQDALLALSVLAMLILPLSYLLREGKTKPTLKQQEQTAIEAIKEAFQEKNFLLINLGYFVCGFQVVFIGVHFPAYLRDMSKIYPGISNPELATIALALIGLFNVLGTYYAGVLGQKFPKRLILAAIYVSRSIAISIFLLLPISSSSVYIFSAVMGVLWLSTVPVTNALITQIFGIKHMAMLSGFAFLSHQIGSFLGVYLGGYLYDRMGSYNIVWLIAIALGIFAGAVNIPIKESAIVRPHIVPSTN; encoded by the coding sequence TTGAATAACCGTTCACTCAGCCTCACAAAAATATTAATTGCCGGCGGGTTACTCGTCACCCTATCCATGGGTATTCGACACGGCTTTGGTTTATTTAATTTATCAATTACCCAGCTCAACGGTTGGGGACGTGAAACATTTGCCTTAGCTATGGCTTTGCAAAACCTTACCTGGGGCATCACACAACCATTATTTGGAGGTCTTTCCGATCGTTTGGGCTCTTTCAAGGTTCTTTTAATTGGCGGCCTACTCTATACTGCCGGATTAGCTGGTATGGCAACCGCTAGTTCATCTTTAATGTTTATTTTATTTGGCGGCATCATGATCGGAATAGCCCAATCATGCACCACTTATATTGTTGTTTATGGTGTTATTGGCAGAAACTGTCCAGAAGAAAAAAGAGTATGGGCTATGGGTGTTGCTGCAGCCATGGGTTCATTTGGCCAGTTTTTAATGATTCCAGTTGATCAAACCTTAATTTCTTATTTTGGCCCGCAAGATGCGCTCTTAGCGCTTTCTGTTCTTGCCATGTTGATCTTGCCACTCTCTTACCTACTTCGCGAAGGCAAGACTAAACCCACTCTCAAACAACAAGAGCAAACAGCCATCGAAGCGATTAAAGAGGCTTTTCAGGAGAAAAATTTCCTATTAATTAATTTAGGTTACTTTGTTTGCGGCTTTCAAGTTGTTTTTATTGGCGTTCACTTTCCAGCATACCTACGTGACATGTCAAAAATTTACCCAGGTATCAGCAACCCTGAATTGGCCACCATTGCTTTAGCATTGATTGGTTTATTTAATGTACTTGGCACTTACTATGCGGGGGTACTCGGTCAAAAATTCCCTAAACGCTTAATTCTTGCAGCCATCTATGTTTCTCGCTCAATTGCGATTAGCATTTTCTTATTGCTTCCGATTAGCTCAAGCTCTGTGTACATTTTCTCTGCAGTCATGGGAGTTCTATGGCTCTCAACAGTCCCCGTTACAAACGCACTTATTACACAAATATTTGGCATCAAACACATGGCTATGCTTTCTGGGTTCGCCTTTCTATCACACCAAATTGGCAGTTTCTTAGGCGTGTATTTAGGCGGCTATTTATATGACAGAATGGGGAGCTATAACATCGTTTGGCTCATTGCAATTGCTTTAGGCATTTTTGCCGGGGCAGTTAATATACCCATCAAAGAATCGGCTATCGTTAGACCCCATATCGTTCCAAGCACGAATTAG
- a CDS encoding Rieske 2Fe-2S domain-containing protein, producing the protein MSQEAISESEDFEPLVQSGHSICPSDLLVDGEDGFRFQVRASDIAQRVGGVDHRVDETLPAFLIRHDGIAHAYLNRCAHVAMELDWQPGKFFTQDKTALICASHDAQYLPDTGECISGPCPRGATLIKLDVEEKEGKIFLCQVV; encoded by the coding sequence ATGAGTCAAGAAGCCATTTCCGAGTCTGAAGATTTTGAACCTTTAGTGCAGTCCGGCCACTCCATTTGCCCATCAGATTTATTGGTTGATGGAGAGGATGGTTTTAGATTTCAGGTGAGAGCTTCCGATATTGCACAAAGAGTAGGTGGTGTAGACCATAGAGTTGATGAAACATTGCCTGCTTTTTTGATTCGTCACGATGGTATAGCTCATGCTTACCTTAATCGTTGTGCTCATGTGGCGATGGAATTGGATTGGCAGCCAGGTAAATTTTTTACACAAGATAAAACAGCGCTTATTTGTGCATCTCATGATGCTCAATATTTACCAGATACGGGAGAATGCATTTCTGGGCCTTGCCCACGAGGCGCTACTCTTATTAAGCTGGATGTAGAGGAAAAAGAAGGCAAGATTTTTCTGTGTCAAGTTGTTTAA
- a CDS encoding NUDIX domain-containing protein has protein sequence MSLISATTRAALEELLETSIRPVPHHWLSVRYGVHIIGHIQPDYVPIIERYIEETESNALVRFGEHLQLEKLPPSLLSQELRDLAEFLKKEGLVPGWRGEEFAWVDELGHERFRVERAIFRSLGFHSRACHINGYTQNKEIWLGKRSMTKATDPNMLDNIAAGGISADETPQQCALRELWEESGIPENLARLIDPIGVIHVKRVVEPKGLHDESLFIFDLELPDDFNPQNNDGEVEGFIRLPFASAAELILEGALTPDAAAVTADFLLRKA, from the coding sequence ATGTCATTAATTTCCGCCACAACTAGAGCTGCACTCGAGGAGTTACTTGAAACTTCTATAAGACCAGTTCCCCATCATTGGTTGAGCGTTCGCTATGGCGTTCATATTATTGGCCATATTCAGCCAGATTATGTGCCCATTATTGAGCGTTATATTGAAGAAACGGAAAGTAATGCACTTGTTCGTTTTGGCGAGCATCTTCAATTAGAAAAATTACCACCTAGCCTATTAAGCCAAGAATTAAGAGATTTAGCAGAGTTTCTCAAAAAAGAAGGCTTAGTTCCTGGTTGGCGAGGTGAAGAATTTGCTTGGGTTGATGAACTAGGCCATGAGCGTTTTAGAGTTGAACGAGCTATTTTTAGATCTTTAGGCTTTCATAGCAGAGCCTGTCATATCAATGGCTATACCCAAAATAAAGAAATCTGGCTGGGAAAACGTAGCATGACCAAAGCCACAGACCCCAACATGTTGGATAACATTGCCGCAGGCGGCATTAGTGCTGATGAAACGCCACAACAATGTGCTCTTCGAGAGCTTTGGGAAGAATCCGGCATTCCAGAAAATTTAGCTAGATTGATTGACCCGATTGGCGTTATCCATGTCAAACGTGTTGTAGAGCCCAAAGGCCTACACGATGAGAGCCTGTTTATTTTCGACCTAGAACTTCCTGATGACTTTAATCCTCAAAATAATGATGGTGAAGTTGAAGGGTTTATACGCCTACCTTTCGCAAGCGCTGCAGAATTAATCTTAGAAGGTGCGCTCACCCCCGATGCTGCAGCTGTGACTGCTGATTTCTTGCTAAGAAAAGCCTAA
- the pnuC gene encoding nicotinamide riboside transporter PnuC: MNLEIIAFVLSLFCVALNAKGHVLTWPLAIISSLAYSWVFQDAKLFGDAALQLVFVVLAIYGWVKWFKKTTSSIAFSHIKAKSITYMAIACLALFVLIKFALIQYTSSDVPTIDAFLTAASLVATYMSAHKWIENWLVWAFVDVIYIGLYIFKGLYLTAVLYGLFIALCVLGWHQWSKLMGSEGNKA, translated from the coding sequence ATGAATTTAGAAATCATTGCTTTTGTACTGTCATTGTTTTGCGTGGCATTAAATGCTAAAGGCCATGTTCTAACGTGGCCCTTAGCAATTATCAGCTCCTTAGCCTATAGCTGGGTGTTTCAAGATGCCAAGCTATTTGGTGATGCCGCCCTTCAATTAGTTTTTGTCGTTTTAGCCATCTATGGCTGGGTTAAATGGTTTAAAAAAACAACTTCATCTATAGCGTTTAGCCACATCAAAGCCAAATCAATCACTTATATGGCCATAGCTTGCTTGGCTTTATTCGTATTGATTAAATTTGCTTTAATTCAATACACCAGCTCAGACGTACCAACCATCGATGCATTCTTAACAGCAGCTAGTTTGGTGGCAACTTATATGAGCGCTCATAAGTGGATTGAGAATTGGCTAGTTTGGGCTTTCGTTGATGTTATTTATATTGGGCTTTATATATTTAAGGGCTTGTATTTAACAGCTGTGCTGTATGGGCTATTTATTGCTTTATGTGTTTTAGGCTGGCACCAATGGTCAAAGCTGATGGGCTCAGAAGGTAACAAAGCATGA
- a CDS encoding AAA family ATPase — protein MSHIIKVAIIGAECTGKTTLAQNLTALYQTKYPAAFVPEALRLFVENEKRTPKAEEQAFIALEQKNLEKELASKLILEHENPELVFLFCDTTPLLTGIYSEVVFGATDQGVKKIAQNHDYDLTLFTQIDFPWKSDGIQRDGPLAQAKVHYRIQAKLDSLKIPYRIVSGGVQKRLQITEKYIQELLTSLEY, from the coding sequence ATGAGCCACATTATCAAAGTTGCCATTATTGGTGCCGAATGTACTGGCAAGACAACCTTAGCTCAAAATTTAACTGCTCTGTATCAAACAAAATATCCTGCAGCGTTTGTGCCTGAGGCACTACGTTTATTTGTGGAGAATGAAAAAAGAACGCCTAAAGCAGAAGAACAAGCATTCATCGCCCTTGAACAAAAGAATCTTGAAAAAGAACTGGCTTCGAAATTAATTCTTGAGCATGAGAACCCTGAGCTTGTATTTTTATTTTGCGACACAACACCTTTGCTAACAGGTATTTATAGCGAAGTTGTGTTTGGGGCTACCGACCAGGGTGTTAAGAAAATTGCCCAAAATCATGACTACGATTTAACACTTTTCACGCAAATTGATTTTCCATGGAAAAGCGATGGTATCCAACGCGATGGCCCACTCGCTCAAGCCAAGGTTCATTACAGAATCCAGGCTAAATTAGATAGCCTCAAGATTCCCTATCGCATAGTGAGCGGTGGTGTTCAAAAACGCCTTCAAATAACAGAAAAATACATCCAAGAACTGCTGACATCACTCGAATACTAA